TAATAGTGGCTGTTGCAATCTCGCTTGGCGCTCCGATCAGCAGCACGGCCAGCATCGAcgaagtcgtcgtcgtcgtccgcggCAGGATAGCGAGCTGCGACGGAAGGCTGTCGGGTGCGCTTACGTCCGGTGCAGCTGGACGTATCACCACCGCCCTTGCTCCTGAACACGAAGAGACAgcgctcgccgtcgccgcgcctgCACGCGTACATGTCGAGGCGGTCTCCCTTGCACATGTGGCTCTCCTCCACTAGCTTCCTCCAGTCAGACCCCACGACCCGGTACGCCCTGTTGGAGTTGAGGTAGCGGAGGTGCACATCCTTCTCGTGGCCCTTCGCGTCGAGGACCTTGACCGAGACCTTGTTCTGGGCGTTCAGCCCGTCGTCACCAAGCTCCTCCAGCTCCGGGAAGAACTTGGGGATAGGGCCGCCCCGCACCGTCTCCTTGGTGAGGAGCAGCCGGTTCTGCCCCGACTGGACGTCAGACTGCTCCAAGGTCTTGGACAGAGCCCAGTCGGCGTCGTACACGCCGAGGCTGTCCATCACCTGCCGGTGGCGCGCTTCTTCCGCGGGGTCGATGCGGCGGCGGGAATCCATGGCGCCGCTCATGCGATTGCGCGGGGGAGATCTATCGTACGTCTATCCACCGGTTGAATTTGGAATGCCACTGCGTCGGTTACGTGCGAATATATAGGTTGTTAGGATCGTTTATATGGCAAGCATGCACGTGTCCGTGGTTTGATGTACGGAAAGAGATCTTTCCTTCTGTTTTTTAGTTAGTGAGATCTTTGCTTTTGTTGGGGCTGATAGACTTGCAACATCTTTCATGGATGGAAATCAACGGTTGGGAAAAGTGTGGCTCAACTTTGGAAAAGATCTTGCCCATCTATCCTTGTGTAAACTAGTTTAAACTGTTTGGAAGCTAGCAAGCCAAAGTTCTACATGTCTTCAacaaacatgtttaaattttatgaggTCAAAAAACATgattaatttttttttaaatatgtttaCCTTTTTTAAGGACTCTAAGAACTTCTCTAGTCTACAGTCGGCCGTgatggatccctttgtcttcccatGTCCGGCAGACCGCTCACAGACTGTTGGAagccccagaggtatatgcttcagcgcaaagagCGGCTCGCTTCCCCACCGCTGATCGGAGTGGGACCACCGGCTGGTGCTTCAGCCAGAAGGGAAGGGGGCGCCTCAGCTTTCGTGAAGCCCAGACAGGGGCCGCTGATGGTCTGCATTGAAGAAGAACCAGGCAAGACACcggttgtgtacgccggcgtcgcctcagcGGTGGCTTTCCTGGAACCCAAGCGGCGGCGaactcccgtgttctactttcccTCCATGTTGACGGCGGACGCGGACGCGCCGGCCACCGACTCGTCGATCTCCGTGCAACCGGCTTCTTTCTCTGCCGGCAGGGTGCAGTTACGCGCGCGTTGACGGCGGATGGCGCGGTCGCAAGCACGGGAGGGGCGGTACGACGCGGTAGCGTCCACGGTAGTGACGATGCCCATACCGCCTTGGTTCCCGCCGTGCCGGCCTAGAGCAACTTGCCTCTCCTCTGCAAGCTGGCTTGGAGCGGCAAGTTGCTGAACcatgcgccggcttggggcggcaacttgcTCCGTCGAACTAGGCGAGAGAGGTGGAGCAGCGAGCTACCTCGCTCGTATCCCGCGGGCTCGGCAGGGCCACCCAggcggcttttatgccggagaactactCTTCCTACTCGCCGGATGTCATCAAAAGGGTGGAAAAATTATGGAAGGAGGAGATTGGGAGCGGCGGCCTTGGTGGTGCGATTCTTACCcgacgtttggcctcgtttaaatagagggcgaaGGGGAGGAACCTGCCCGGCGTTGAATTTAATGGCGGCCCGATCGTGAACGGACGTTTggctggagtaggtttctcggcttccacgagGGTTTAATGAAGGTATTtcaatgcggcaaggaggcgtgttcagtcgggagtgcggcgagtggcgccctcgactggTGCACCACTTCAATGGGGGAGGCAATGAGAGATCGTGTCCGCCCTGAGCCGTCTTCAATGTGGAGCGGCGAGTTCTACAGCGACATGAATGTGGATAGCTGACGCCGGGTGAGAACGCGCGCGAGCAAAGGAAAAGGGGTTTGGATGGGCCAAGGCGGTCAGAAGAGGTCTACTACAACAAggtgtgcccggctccggcgagggaggggcgatgatggcggcgcgccttcagctcgtttcagtgcttgtagtcgtcgttaggtggcctatgaatctggatgtaatttttattatttttggtgttcgttgtactaccatgattgaagatgaatagattgacaGTTTTTCGCAAAAGAAAGAGGGCTTGGGAGTGGTCCGTACTTCCGCAAAGCCCTTCACGTTTGTCTTTAGTTTGTGGAAGAAAGTACGTCCGGACCACGGCACGGACCGATATAGAACCGCGTTGGGTGGCTTCCACGATCCAAACAGCGTGATCCGGATGCGGGAGGTTTAAGGATCGGTATTGGAAATGCCCTGACTACGCATATATGGGTGGAAATCCAAGGTTGGGAGAAGGAAGCTCATCTTTGGAAAAAGATCTTGCACGTCTATCTATCCCCGTATAACAACCAAGCCAGAGTTCTACATGTCTTCAACAACTATCTTTATTAGTTAAAAGAACATCTTTATTCCCCTCAACAACAAAAAAATCCTTTACCTTTTCTTAGGAGAAAATATATGTAACAATGCtccatgttttttttcaaaaaca
The sequence above is drawn from the Triticum aestivum cultivar Chinese Spring chromosome 7A, IWGSC CS RefSeq v2.1, whole genome shotgun sequence genome and encodes:
- the LOC123152610 gene encoding uncharacterized protein codes for the protein MSGAMDSRRRIDPAEEARHRQVMDSLGVYDADWALSKTLEQSDVQSGQNRLLLTKETVRGGPIPKFFPELEELGDDGLNAQNKVSVKVLDAKGHEKDVHLRYLNSNRAYRVVGSDWRKLVEESHMCKGDRLDMYACRRGDGERCLFVFRSKGGGDTSSCTGRKRTRQPSVAARYPAADDDDDFVDAGRAADRSAKRDCNSHYYADADNTGSHRRDRGKKHKRAKSGHVRREDHMRVAVDDDVKALDFQGDYGCYKAEGRRVNKAPWTLPNYSGKEQEAAKGLLMLKYAIFAEHYKGSI